One stretch of Acropora muricata isolate sample 2 chromosome 12, ASM3666990v1, whole genome shotgun sequence DNA includes these proteins:
- the LOC136893540 gene encoding uncharacterized protein isoform X1, with amino-acid sequence MSESKMSCSFVSNESICGPFKEESTIIPLSSCTSDIRDHLRSTLGVSVKRSAEDESVLSEIDLILNRSGQFRADHSKMTVCPKHRRELTIDWPGRKRNTCTYPSHKGPRKQLKTLRRVNSSMSMEIYNRFDQLVPIGSAICTGCRRLFYQKGNDNQKTQKSSSASSYDTVRASTSTDSQQRSGYNITPASLAEQVLEIHSNTCKYNELHDHSCFCQESRTSLSEGIPPSTSLDLQFTSDIQVSGFETDSSCPIVTEQQSVTQITMKEQQPSSLYVEYNTPSASGVIQDLAQTVTSSTVTFAEKLEERTSDSGERASSQSSQSSGSIPEQEISIWLDEREEQKQKRITLNSAFSTLSDGRVSPLQSTLNTEWDDVSGTQQKYYLRKAKELIQSTLTVISPGQEDQIWRSLRQEPHLVQSEDSTKPKQFDIESDLMDALVKARNEAQSWQTKRQILSLFANDFSRAELQRTLPGLTKWQIDQARDHATKSGRGQPIPERQIFRTRIDNDKIDHFLDFVSRPEYLQDVAFGTKTMKLDSGERITIPAAVRTLIPTRIIEQYLAYCKQQQFQPAGERSLYRMLDVCSASTQKSLQGLDNVTAEGTEAIDSLADVVRALGDNGVDRFWQKLIENQLKEAKRYLKTDFKTHIEREAQCADHCSVHALSDPKKVEYQSQCLHTHKIDCDRCGEIDYCLQGLEAKIQSTEMDEEQQSRLNFDFNQCATAIRLWKAHLLRTVVQEEAKQDAMKNLDGECCLVVVDWAMKFLPIKYRESMSEFFGKRGLSWHVSAVVTKNEAKYHVECYVHIFNSCTQNNYSVASILDNLFKTIKSEYPTISKAYLRSDNAGCYHNGPLILYLADLVTRTGITLLRYDFSDPQAGKDICDRKTAPMKAHIRRYVNEKHDVNSAEDMKTAIESHGGLKGCRVVVVELDSSKDLPEDNKIPGISLLYNFRYEEDGLRTWKAYDVGTGLLLPYRNFVRGQSIEGLKEIMPFSPRNRELGTVQTSSTARSDHHIFGCNEPACVLTFNTEEEAQHHMDTGRHTYELESLSVYDRTRMKWAERVTGISSGMLERPTTTSVASAEEVAADQMSAHRAPKMGWALKVAREKKRFESNVRYFLIEKFEDGEKSGNKADPMSVSREMKTKRDGNGRLLFQPNEWKTAQQIKSFFSRYSAKVRQMRAGGLEPRRDFNVGMDEDNEDIGALEQEINRLDLRNAIDSEIARPEHPIIVNEVNICQLASEGNLHGLKLVKLKSLCQTLDLKIEGSAARKKPYIDPLLAFFSCCQCQEK; translated from the exons ATGAGTGAATCAAAGATGTCTTGCTCCTTTGTCTCAAATGAATCAATTTGCGGACCTTTTAAGGAAGAATCTACAATAATTCCCCTTTCAAGTTGCACCTCCGACATCAGAGACCATCTGCGTTCTACTCTTGGGGTTAGCGTAAAGCGTAGCGCTGAAGATGAATCAGTTCTTTCTGAGATTGACCTTATCCTGAATCGTTCCGGTCAATTTAGAGCAGACCATTCTAAGATGACGGTTTGCCCAAAACACAGAAGGGAACTTACGATTGACTGGCCTGGAAGAAAGCGTAACACATGTACCTACCCGTCACACAAAGGGCCACGCAAACAGCTCAAAACTCTTCGAAGAGTAAACTCTAGTATGTCTATGGAAATATACAATCGATTTGACCAACTCGTTCCTATTGGCTCTG CAATATGCACAGGCTGTCGTAGATTATTCTATCAAAAAGGCAACGATAACCAAAAGACTCAAAAG TCCTCTAGTGCCTCCTCCTATGATACTGTGCGTGCCTCTACAAGTACTGATTCTCAGCAACGATCTGGCTACAACATCACTCCAGCGTCATTGGCTGAACAGGTATTGGAAATTCATTCAAACACCTGTAAATACAACGAACTACATGATCATTCTTGTTTTTGCCAGGAATCAAGAACATCTCTATCCGAAGGTATACCCCCCTCAACTAGCCTTGATCTACAGTTTACTTCTGATATTCAG GTATCAGGTTTTGAAACCGACTCGTCTTGTCCCATTGTTACAGAACAACAATCTGTCACACAAATTACTATGAAAGAACAG CAACCATCAAGTCTATATGTTGAGTACAATACTCCTTCTGCAAGTGGTGTTATCCAGGATTTGGCTCAAACTGTGACATCGAGTACAGTTACTTTTGCAGAAAAG TTAGAAGAAAGAACTAGTGATAGCGGTGAAAGAGCATCCTCTCAATCGTCTCAAAGTTCAGGCAGCATACCAGAACAAGAGATCAGCATTTGGCTGGACGAAAGAGAAGAGCAAAAGCAGAAAAGAATAACTTTGAATAGCGCTTTTAGTACTCTGTCAGATGGTCGAGTTAGTCCTCTTCAGTCCACTCTGAATACCGAATGGGATGACGTCTCAGGAACTCAGCAAAAGTACTATTTGAGAAAAGCCAAAGAACTCATCCAATCGACTCTAACTGTCATCAGTCCCGGCCAGGAAGATCAAATATGGAGGTCTCTACGACAAGAACCCCACTTAGTGCAAAGTGAAGACTCTACAAAGCCAAAGCAATTCGACATTGAGTCAGATCTAATGGACGCCTTAGTCAAAGCCCGCAATGAAGCTCAGTCATGGCAGACAAAAAGACaaattctttctctttttgccAATGACTTCAGCCGAGCTGAACTTCAAAGAACTTTACCAGGGCTTACTAAGTGGCAAATTGATCAAGCTAGAGACCATGCGACCAAGTCAGGCCGAGGGCAGCCTATACCTGAAAGGCAGATTTTCAGAACGCGGATCGACAATGACAAGATAGATCATTTTTTAGACTTTGTTTCTCGACCAGAATATCTACAAGATGTTGCCTTTGGTACAAAAACTATGAAGTTGGACTCTGGTGAACGCATAACAATTCCAGCTGCTGTACGAACTCTCATACCTACCAGAATCATCGAGCAGTACTTAGCTTATTGCAAACAGCAACAATTCCAACCAGCAGGGGAACGCTCACTTTACCGAATGCTTGACGTCTGCAGCGCATCTACGCAAAAATCCCTTCAAGGCCTAGATAATGTTACAGCAGAGGGAACTGAAGCCATTGACAGTCTGGCAGATGTTGTTCGAGCACTAGGAGATAACGGTGTAGACAGATTCtggcaaaaattaattgaaaaccaACTTAAAGAAGCCAAGCGGTATTTGAAAACAGATTTCAAAACCCACATTGAACGTGAAGCACAGTGTGCAGACCATTGTTCTGTTCACGCTCTTAGTGACCCAAAGAAAGTAGAGTACCAGAGTCAATGCTTACACACTCATAAAATTGATTGTGACCGTTGTGGTGAAATCGACTATTGCTTGCAAGGCCTTGAGGCGAAAATTCAAAGCACTGAGATGGATGAAGAACAGCAAAGCAGACTCAACTTTGATTTTAACCAATGTGCTACAGCAATTCGCTTGTGGAAAGCTCACCTGTTGAGAACTGTGGTACAGGAAGAAGCGAAGCAGGACGCAATGAAAAATCTCGATGGAGAATGTTGCTTGGTAGTAGTTGACTGGGCCATGAAGTTTCTCCCCATAAAATACAGAGAGAGCATGTCCGAATTCTTTGGAAAACGTGGCTTGAGCTGGCATGTGAGCGCTGTAGTCACAAAGAATGAAGCGAAATATCATGTGGAGTGCTATGTACATATTTTTAATTCATGTACGCAGAACAATTATTCAGTGGCGTCAATTCTCGACAATCTATTCAAGACAATCAAGTCAGAGTATCCAACAATCAGTAAAGCCTACCTAAGATCAGACAACGCTGGATGCTATCACAACGGCCCACTAATTCTTTACCTTGCCGATTTAGTTACACGCACTGGTATCACACTTCTTAGGTATGATTTTTCAGACCCTCAAGCAGGAAAAGATATCTGTGATCGAAAAACTGCACCCATGAAAGCTCACATTAGGCGCTATGTCAATGAGAAACATGATGTCAACTCAGCTGAGGACATGAAAACAGCAATCGAATCACATGGTGGTCTAAAAGGATGTCGTGTCGTTGTGGTCGAACTTGACAGTTCGAAGGATCTGCCTGAAGACAACAAGATACCTGGTATTAGCCTTCTTTATAATTTCCGTTATGAAGAGGATGGTTTACGTACGTGGAAAGCCTACGATGTTGGGACAGGACTGCTGCTACCATACAGAAATTTTGTTCGCGGTCAGAGTATTGAGGGTCTGAAAGAAATCATGCCATTCTCTCCGCGTAACAGAGAACTTGGAACAGTGCAGACTTCCAGTACCGCTAGATCTGACCATCATATTTTTGGCTGTAACGAACCAGCATGTGTCCTCACCTTCAACACAGAAGAAGAAGCGCAACACCACATGGACACAGGTAGACATACCTATGAGCTTGAGTCACTTTCTGTATATGACAGGACAAGGATGAAATGGGCCGAGAGAGTAACAGGGATAAGCAGCGGGATGTTAGAGAGACCAACAACTACCAGTGTTGCTAGTGCCGAGGAGGTGGCTGCTGATCAGATGTCTGCACATCGCGCCCCAAAAATGGGATGGGCCTTAAAAGTTgcaagagaaaaaaagcgatttGAATCTAATGTGAGATAttttttgattgaaaaatttGAGGACGGTGAGAAAAGCGGCAACAAAGCAGATCCAATGTCAGTCTCTAGAGAAATGAAGACTAAACGAGATGGGAATGGGCGACTTCTTTTTCAACCAAACGAATGGAAAACTGCGCAGCAAATCAAGAGTTTTTTTTCAAGATATAGTGCGAAAGTTAGACAGATGAGAGCTGGAGGTCTTGAACCAAGACGCGACTTCAATGTGGGCATGGATGAGGACAATGAGGATATTGGAGCCTTAGAGCAAGAGATTAACCGTTTAGACCTGCGCAATGCCATTGATAGTGAGATAGCGAGGCCCGAGCATCCAATTATAGTGAACGAGGTCAACATATGCCAACTAGCAAGTGAAGGCAACCTCCATGGTCTCAAGCTCGTCAAGTTAAAATCGTTATGCCAAACTCTTGACTTGAAAATCGAAGGGAGTGCTGCTAGAAAAAAGCCTTATATTGATCCTTTATTGGCGTTTTTCAGTTGTTGCCAGTGCCAAGAGAAATAA
- the LOC136893912 gene encoding uncharacterized protein codes for MERTEEHDVFLCREVLLLDPFQYPYRSKERGDVWGQVAINLNSSNHLKFKVSKRSVRDRLMLLQSRYKEKMKREEMASGIDCEETELDRALEEIIEKEKASESSRNEGSSAQGKKDKEAAEEQGLKAMERLVQTTKRQVEADGKEMAPKKSRRSGSQTLEYLRDKFQSESQYKKQELALRVKEQESRDAQQKIMVEEQRQMQQQQNELF; via the coding sequence ATGGAAAGGACAGAGGAGCATGATGTGTTCCTCTGTAGGGAGGTCCTCTTGCTGGATCCATTTCAATATCCATACCGCAGTAAAGAACGTGGTGATGTCTGGGGACAAGTAGCAATCAATCTGAATTCTTCTAATCATCTCAAGTTTAAAGTAAGCAAGCGTTCCGTCAGGGATAGGCTGATGTTGCTGCAATCCAGATACAAAGAAAAGATGAAACGAGAGGAGATGGCTTCAGGCATTGACTGTGAGGAGACTGAGTTAGATAGAGCCTTAGaggaaataattgaaaaagaaaaagcttctGAATCAAGTAGAAATGAAGGTTCCAGTGCACAGGGGAAGAAAGACAAGGAAGCCGCAGAGGAGCAGGGGCTCAAAGCAATGGAACGACTTGTTCAGACAACAAAACGACAGGTGGAAGCAGATGGTAAGGAAATGGCACCTAAAAAAAGTAGAAGAAGCGGAAGTCAAACTTTGGAGTATCTAAGAGATAAGTTTCAGTCAGAGAGTCAGTACAAAAAGCAAGAGCTAGCTCTAAGAGTGAAGGAGCAGGAAAGCAGAGATGCTCAACAAAAGATCATGGTAGAAGAGCAAAGACAAATgcagcaacaacaaaatgagCTATTTTAA
- the LOC136893540 gene encoding uncharacterized protein isoform X2 yields MSESKMSCSFVSNESICGPFKEESTIIPLSSCTSDIRDHLRSTLGVSVKRSAEDESVLSEIDLILNRSGQFRADHSKMTVCPKHRRELTIDWPGRKRNTCTYPSHKGPRKQLKTLRRVNSSMSMEIYNRFDQLVPIGSAICTGCRRLFYQKGNDNQKTQKSSSASSYDTVRASTSTDSQQRSGYNITPASLAEQESRTSLSEGIPPSTSLDLQFTSDIQVSGFETDSSCPIVTEQQSVTQITMKEQQPSSLYVEYNTPSASGVIQDLAQTVTSSTVTFAEKLEERTSDSGERASSQSSQSSGSIPEQEISIWLDEREEQKQKRITLNSAFSTLSDGRVSPLQSTLNTEWDDVSGTQQKYYLRKAKELIQSTLTVISPGQEDQIWRSLRQEPHLVQSEDSTKPKQFDIESDLMDALVKARNEAQSWQTKRQILSLFANDFSRAELQRTLPGLTKWQIDQARDHATKSGRGQPIPERQIFRTRIDNDKIDHFLDFVSRPEYLQDVAFGTKTMKLDSGERITIPAAVRTLIPTRIIEQYLAYCKQQQFQPAGERSLYRMLDVCSASTQKSLQGLDNVTAEGTEAIDSLADVVRALGDNGVDRFWQKLIENQLKEAKRYLKTDFKTHIEREAQCADHCSVHALSDPKKVEYQSQCLHTHKIDCDRCGEIDYCLQGLEAKIQSTEMDEEQQSRLNFDFNQCATAIRLWKAHLLRTVVQEEAKQDAMKNLDGECCLVVVDWAMKFLPIKYRESMSEFFGKRGLSWHVSAVVTKNEAKYHVECYVHIFNSCTQNNYSVASILDNLFKTIKSEYPTISKAYLRSDNAGCYHNGPLILYLADLVTRTGITLLRYDFSDPQAGKDICDRKTAPMKAHIRRYVNEKHDVNSAEDMKTAIESHGGLKGCRVVVVELDSSKDLPEDNKIPGISLLYNFRYEEDGLRTWKAYDVGTGLLLPYRNFVRGQSIEGLKEIMPFSPRNRELGTVQTSSTARSDHHIFGCNEPACVLTFNTEEEAQHHMDTGRHTYELESLSVYDRTRMKWAERVTGISSGMLERPTTTSVASAEEVAADQMSAHRAPKMGWALKVAREKKRFESNVRYFLIEKFEDGEKSGNKADPMSVSREMKTKRDGNGRLLFQPNEWKTAQQIKSFFSRYSAKVRQMRAGGLEPRRDFNVGMDEDNEDIGALEQEINRLDLRNAIDSEIARPEHPIIVNEVNICQLASEGNLHGLKLVKLKSLCQTLDLKIEGSAARKKPYIDPLLAFFSCCQCQEK; encoded by the exons ATGAGTGAATCAAAGATGTCTTGCTCCTTTGTCTCAAATGAATCAATTTGCGGACCTTTTAAGGAAGAATCTACAATAATTCCCCTTTCAAGTTGCACCTCCGACATCAGAGACCATCTGCGTTCTACTCTTGGGGTTAGCGTAAAGCGTAGCGCTGAAGATGAATCAGTTCTTTCTGAGATTGACCTTATCCTGAATCGTTCCGGTCAATTTAGAGCAGACCATTCTAAGATGACGGTTTGCCCAAAACACAGAAGGGAACTTACGATTGACTGGCCTGGAAGAAAGCGTAACACATGTACCTACCCGTCACACAAAGGGCCACGCAAACAGCTCAAAACTCTTCGAAGAGTAAACTCTAGTATGTCTATGGAAATATACAATCGATTTGACCAACTCGTTCCTATTGGCTCTG CAATATGCACAGGCTGTCGTAGATTATTCTATCAAAAAGGCAACGATAACCAAAAGACTCAAAAG TCCTCTAGTGCCTCCTCCTATGATACTGTGCGTGCCTCTACAAGTACTGATTCTCAGCAACGATCTGGCTACAACATCACTCCAGCGTCATTGGCTGAACAG GAATCAAGAACATCTCTATCCGAAGGTATACCCCCCTCAACTAGCCTTGATCTACAGTTTACTTCTGATATTCAG GTATCAGGTTTTGAAACCGACTCGTCTTGTCCCATTGTTACAGAACAACAATCTGTCACACAAATTACTATGAAAGAACAG CAACCATCAAGTCTATATGTTGAGTACAATACTCCTTCTGCAAGTGGTGTTATCCAGGATTTGGCTCAAACTGTGACATCGAGTACAGTTACTTTTGCAGAAAAG TTAGAAGAAAGAACTAGTGATAGCGGTGAAAGAGCATCCTCTCAATCGTCTCAAAGTTCAGGCAGCATACCAGAACAAGAGATCAGCATTTGGCTGGACGAAAGAGAAGAGCAAAAGCAGAAAAGAATAACTTTGAATAGCGCTTTTAGTACTCTGTCAGATGGTCGAGTTAGTCCTCTTCAGTCCACTCTGAATACCGAATGGGATGACGTCTCAGGAACTCAGCAAAAGTACTATTTGAGAAAAGCCAAAGAACTCATCCAATCGACTCTAACTGTCATCAGTCCCGGCCAGGAAGATCAAATATGGAGGTCTCTACGACAAGAACCCCACTTAGTGCAAAGTGAAGACTCTACAAAGCCAAAGCAATTCGACATTGAGTCAGATCTAATGGACGCCTTAGTCAAAGCCCGCAATGAAGCTCAGTCATGGCAGACAAAAAGACaaattctttctctttttgccAATGACTTCAGCCGAGCTGAACTTCAAAGAACTTTACCAGGGCTTACTAAGTGGCAAATTGATCAAGCTAGAGACCATGCGACCAAGTCAGGCCGAGGGCAGCCTATACCTGAAAGGCAGATTTTCAGAACGCGGATCGACAATGACAAGATAGATCATTTTTTAGACTTTGTTTCTCGACCAGAATATCTACAAGATGTTGCCTTTGGTACAAAAACTATGAAGTTGGACTCTGGTGAACGCATAACAATTCCAGCTGCTGTACGAACTCTCATACCTACCAGAATCATCGAGCAGTACTTAGCTTATTGCAAACAGCAACAATTCCAACCAGCAGGGGAACGCTCACTTTACCGAATGCTTGACGTCTGCAGCGCATCTACGCAAAAATCCCTTCAAGGCCTAGATAATGTTACAGCAGAGGGAACTGAAGCCATTGACAGTCTGGCAGATGTTGTTCGAGCACTAGGAGATAACGGTGTAGACAGATTCtggcaaaaattaattgaaaaccaACTTAAAGAAGCCAAGCGGTATTTGAAAACAGATTTCAAAACCCACATTGAACGTGAAGCACAGTGTGCAGACCATTGTTCTGTTCACGCTCTTAGTGACCCAAAGAAAGTAGAGTACCAGAGTCAATGCTTACACACTCATAAAATTGATTGTGACCGTTGTGGTGAAATCGACTATTGCTTGCAAGGCCTTGAGGCGAAAATTCAAAGCACTGAGATGGATGAAGAACAGCAAAGCAGACTCAACTTTGATTTTAACCAATGTGCTACAGCAATTCGCTTGTGGAAAGCTCACCTGTTGAGAACTGTGGTACAGGAAGAAGCGAAGCAGGACGCAATGAAAAATCTCGATGGAGAATGTTGCTTGGTAGTAGTTGACTGGGCCATGAAGTTTCTCCCCATAAAATACAGAGAGAGCATGTCCGAATTCTTTGGAAAACGTGGCTTGAGCTGGCATGTGAGCGCTGTAGTCACAAAGAATGAAGCGAAATATCATGTGGAGTGCTATGTACATATTTTTAATTCATGTACGCAGAACAATTATTCAGTGGCGTCAATTCTCGACAATCTATTCAAGACAATCAAGTCAGAGTATCCAACAATCAGTAAAGCCTACCTAAGATCAGACAACGCTGGATGCTATCACAACGGCCCACTAATTCTTTACCTTGCCGATTTAGTTACACGCACTGGTATCACACTTCTTAGGTATGATTTTTCAGACCCTCAAGCAGGAAAAGATATCTGTGATCGAAAAACTGCACCCATGAAAGCTCACATTAGGCGCTATGTCAATGAGAAACATGATGTCAACTCAGCTGAGGACATGAAAACAGCAATCGAATCACATGGTGGTCTAAAAGGATGTCGTGTCGTTGTGGTCGAACTTGACAGTTCGAAGGATCTGCCTGAAGACAACAAGATACCTGGTATTAGCCTTCTTTATAATTTCCGTTATGAAGAGGATGGTTTACGTACGTGGAAAGCCTACGATGTTGGGACAGGACTGCTGCTACCATACAGAAATTTTGTTCGCGGTCAGAGTATTGAGGGTCTGAAAGAAATCATGCCATTCTCTCCGCGTAACAGAGAACTTGGAACAGTGCAGACTTCCAGTACCGCTAGATCTGACCATCATATTTTTGGCTGTAACGAACCAGCATGTGTCCTCACCTTCAACACAGAAGAAGAAGCGCAACACCACATGGACACAGGTAGACATACCTATGAGCTTGAGTCACTTTCTGTATATGACAGGACAAGGATGAAATGGGCCGAGAGAGTAACAGGGATAAGCAGCGGGATGTTAGAGAGACCAACAACTACCAGTGTTGCTAGTGCCGAGGAGGTGGCTGCTGATCAGATGTCTGCACATCGCGCCCCAAAAATGGGATGGGCCTTAAAAGTTgcaagagaaaaaaagcgatttGAATCTAATGTGAGATAttttttgattgaaaaatttGAGGACGGTGAGAAAAGCGGCAACAAAGCAGATCCAATGTCAGTCTCTAGAGAAATGAAGACTAAACGAGATGGGAATGGGCGACTTCTTTTTCAACCAAACGAATGGAAAACTGCGCAGCAAATCAAGAGTTTTTTTTCAAGATATAGTGCGAAAGTTAGACAGATGAGAGCTGGAGGTCTTGAACCAAGACGCGACTTCAATGTGGGCATGGATGAGGACAATGAGGATATTGGAGCCTTAGAGCAAGAGATTAACCGTTTAGACCTGCGCAATGCCATTGATAGTGAGATAGCGAGGCCCGAGCATCCAATTATAGTGAACGAGGTCAACATATGCCAACTAGCAAGTGAAGGCAACCTCCATGGTCTCAAGCTCGTCAAGTTAAAATCGTTATGCCAAACTCTTGACTTGAAAATCGAAGGGAGTGCTGCTAGAAAAAAGCCTTATATTGATCCTTTATTGGCGTTTTTCAGTTGTTGCCAGTGCCAAGAGAAATAA